Proteins encoded together in one Flavobacteriales bacterium window:
- a CDS encoding DUF559 domain-containing protein encodes MTRKIILYNPKLKEFARHLRNNSTQSEIWLWKRLKGRQRLGYDFHRQKPIDNYILDFFCNELMLGIELDGYSHLLDEVQLRDEKKNKRMQELGITILRFHDDEVFFDIDAVVLRIDGWIESRLGSTD; translated from the coding sequence ATGACGCGCAAGATCATTCTATACAATCCCAAACTCAAAGAGTTTGCCAGGCATTTAAGGAACAACAGTACCCAATCTGAAATATGGCTTTGGAAACGTCTTAAAGGCAGACAACGACTTGGCTATGATTTCCATCGGCAAAAACCAATTGATAACTATATTCTTGATTTTTTCTGTAACGAATTGATGCTGGGAATTGAATTGGACGGTTATAGTCATCTGTTGGATGAAGTGCAACTTCGTGATGAAAAGAAGAACAAGAGAATGCAAGAGTTGGGAATCACCATCCTAAGATTTCATGATGATGAGGTTTTCTTTGATATCGATGCTGTGGTTCTTCGAATAGATGGTTGGATTGAAAGCCGGCTTGGTTCAACTGATTAG
- the rpoN gene encoding RNA polymerase factor sigma-54: MALKQRLQLKQLQRLSPQQIQLMKLLQIPTVALEQRIKEELEVNPALEEGADGDDLDDEFADLKNDDQEDYDDSDADDEFSIEDYLDDDEIPDYKLYANNTSPDDEEREMPLSGGASFQDLLLEQLGMRVLTEQQRTIAEIIIGNIDDDGYLRREIFAIVDDLAFTQNIHTNEDEVEDLLDVIQHFEPAGVGARNLQECLMLQLNRKEETETVHLAKELITNMMDEFSKKHYSKICQRLHIEEDELKKVLDEVLKLNPKPGNSLSDSTKVVQNIVADFIITNDDGKLELTLNGRNAPQLKVSNEYKQMLRAYSETKGKANKDAVQFVKQKLDGAKWFIDAIKQRQMTLYGTMDAIMEYQKEYFLTGDETKLKPMILKDIADIVGLDISTISRVANSKYVQTQFGTFLLKSFFSESLTTDSGEEVSSREVKKILEDAIEAEDKRKPLADEKLAELLNDKGYNIARRTVAKYREQLGIPVARLRKEL; the protein is encoded by the coding sequence ATGGCACTCAAACAACGATTACAACTCAAGCAACTGCAGCGACTTTCGCCTCAGCAGATACAGCTTATGAAGTTGCTGCAGATACCCACTGTGGCACTGGAGCAGCGCATCAAGGAAGAATTGGAAGTGAACCCTGCGCTGGAGGAAGGTGCGGATGGAGACGACCTGGACGATGAGTTCGCTGACCTGAAGAATGACGATCAGGAGGACTATGACGATTCTGACGCGGATGATGAGTTCAGTATTGAGGATTACTTGGATGATGACGAGATTCCGGACTACAAGCTCTACGCGAACAATACCAGCCCGGATGATGAGGAGCGGGAGATGCCGCTGAGCGGTGGTGCCAGCTTCCAAGACCTGTTATTGGAGCAGTTGGGAATGCGGGTGCTTACGGAGCAACAGCGCACCATTGCCGAGATCATCATCGGAAACATTGATGATGACGGCTACCTACGCAGAGAGATATTCGCCATTGTAGATGACCTTGCTTTTACCCAGAACATCCATACCAATGAGGATGAGGTGGAGGACCTGTTGGACGTGATACAGCATTTTGAACCTGCTGGAGTTGGTGCACGCAATCTGCAGGAATGTCTGATGCTTCAACTGAACCGCAAGGAAGAGACGGAAACCGTTCATCTGGCCAAGGAACTCATCACCAATATGATGGATGAGTTCTCGAAGAAGCACTACAGCAAGATCTGTCAGCGTTTGCATATTGAGGAAGATGAACTGAAGAAGGTATTGGATGAGGTACTGAAGCTCAACCCGAAACCGGGCAATTCCCTTTCGGACAGTACCAAGGTGGTGCAGAACATCGTTGCCGATTTCATCATTACCAATGATGACGGTAAGTTGGAGCTCACGCTCAATGGCCGAAACGCTCCACAACTGAAAGTGAGCAACGAATACAAGCAGATGCTGCGTGCTTATTCGGAGACCAAAGGCAAGGCCAACAAGGATGCGGTGCAGTTCGTAAAGCAGAAATTGGACGGGGCCAAATGGTTCATCGATGCCATCAAACAGCGCCAAATGACGCTCTACGGAACCATGGATGCCATCATGGAATATCAGAAGGAATACTTCCTGACGGGAGACGAGACCAAGCTGAAACCGATGATTCTGAAGGATATTGCAGACATCGTTGGCCTGGACATTTCCACCATCTCGCGTGTAGCGAACAGCAAATACGTGCAGACTCAGTTCGGGACCTTCCTGCTGAAATCGTTCTTCTCCGAATCGTTGACCACGGACAGTGGGGAAGAAGTGAGCAGCCGTGAGGTGAAGAAGATCCTGGAAGACGCCATTGAGGCAGAGGATAAGCGTAAGCCGTTGGCTGATGAGAAACTGGCCGAACTGCTGAACGACAAGGGCTACAACATTGCCCGAAGAACCGTGGCCAAATACCGTGAGCAATTGGGTATTCCAGTTGCCAGACTTAGAAAAGAGCTTTAG
- a CDS encoding T9SS type A sorting domain-containing protein yields the protein MTCKEARVMQYVVKVFPILMMCLTFTFSATSQTPGSVDLTFNPTDIGYGYSAGANQIIRTVSVQNDGKVLVGGEFTSLNGSSINRIARLNTDQSVDSSLAVGSGANNSVWSSAIQPDGKILIGGYFTSYNGEPVNRIARLNVDGSLDSSFQVGTGFNNNVYSIAVQPDGKILVAGVFSSYNGAPLNSIARLNSNGTLDTTFDTGTGPDQYVQSVSVQTDGKLIIGGSFETVDGVAAGHIARLNANGSLDQTFSVGSGTDDVVWATEVQQDGKIIIGGDFTTIDGAARNRLARLNSDGSIDQSFSIGSGANGFIYSTCIQSDGKIIIGGQFTVFSGFQANRVIRLNTDGSTDPTFQSGEGFDNDVYSVALTATGEIVAVGDFQSYDNRLLNRVVRIETSGAFDDGFTVGTGADYPLFALAIQPDGKILIGGNFLHYNGVPRAGFARLNVDGTLDETFDVVDGIDHSAYTIAVQANGKIVTGKEFLRRYEPSGDLDTTFNQNGHFGFMDRVLIQNDQKILVSGYNSGNGNGGILAARKGIVRINVDGSIDNTFDSGTGINQNNYIANMALQSDGKIIIVGSFTEYDGTQRNRIARINSDGALDNSFNPGTGPDDFVETVAIQNDGKIVIAGRFNYFNGYESRSIARLFSDGTLDQSFDSGSGLGTSAHLINDLTIQPDGKIIISGDFYHYNNNYSVHLARINSDGSFDADFDVGSGAYGGLINCLALQDDGKVVIGGGFGSFNGIKRNRVTRLNGLDSPNMIQNPVSDKTDLIVYPNPTGGNFSIVGASNTNMSRIRIYNPMGVLVSENQTVSREMINITLPDVSGLYCIEVLLEDGTISRQKVVKK from the coding sequence ATGACATGTAAAGAAGCCCGTGTAATGCAATATGTTGTAAAGGTTTTTCCAATTCTGATGATGTGCTTGACCTTCACTTTTTCGGCAACCAGTCAAACACCTGGCTCTGTTGATCTTACGTTTAACCCGACCGACATCGGATATGGCTACAGTGCCGGGGCCAATCAAATTATAAGGACAGTTTCGGTACAAAATGATGGAAAGGTGCTGGTTGGCGGTGAGTTCACCAGTTTGAATGGATCATCTATAAACAGAATTGCAAGACTAAATACCGACCAAAGTGTGGACAGCAGTTTGGCTGTTGGTTCGGGGGCAAACAATAGTGTTTGGTCGTCAGCAATTCAACCTGATGGGAAAATACTTATAGGTGGCTATTTTACATCTTACAATGGTGAACCTGTTAACCGAATTGCGCGATTGAATGTTGATGGTAGTCTTGACAGCTCATTCCAAGTAGGGACAGGGTTTAATAATAACGTCTATTCAATCGCTGTACAGCCTGACGGGAAAATATTGGTGGCAGGCGTTTTTAGTTCATATAACGGTGCACCGTTGAACTCGATTGCAAGATTGAATTCAAATGGGACTCTTGATACCACTTTCGATACAGGAACAGGACCTGATCAATATGTTCAATCTGTCTCTGTGCAAACAGATGGCAAGTTGATTATCGGAGGCAGTTTCGAAACGGTCGATGGTGTAGCTGCTGGGCACATAGCTAGACTCAATGCTAACGGCTCATTGGATCAGACCTTCAGTGTCGGTTCAGGAACTGATGATGTGGTCTGGGCCACTGAAGTACAGCAGGATGGAAAAATCATCATCGGTGGTGACTTTACCACCATTGACGGAGCAGCGAGAAATCGATTGGCAAGGTTGAATTCAGATGGAAGCATTGACCAGAGTTTCTCAATTGGCTCCGGAGCCAACGGATTCATTTACTCAACATGTATTCAGAGTGATGGAAAAATTATAATTGGCGGTCAGTTCACCGTTTTCAGCGGATTTCAGGCCAATAGAGTGATTCGTCTCAATACAGATGGGTCGACAGACCCTACCTTCCAAAGTGGCGAGGGTTTCGACAACGATGTGTATTCGGTGGCATTGACAGCTACGGGAGAAATTGTCGCAGTAGGCGATTTTCAATCTTATGATAACAGACTTTTGAATCGGGTTGTTCGAATTGAAACCAGCGGGGCCTTTGATGATGGGTTTACCGTTGGTACTGGTGCTGATTATCCTTTGTTTGCGTTAGCGATTCAACCGGATGGAAAAATCCTGATTGGTGGAAATTTTTTGCATTACAACGGAGTGCCACGAGCAGGATTTGCTCGCTTGAATGTTGATGGCACATTGGATGAAACATTCGATGTTGTAGATGGAATTGATCATAGCGCATACACAATAGCCGTTCAGGCAAACGGAAAAATCGTAACGGGAAAAGAATTCCTCAGACGCTACGAGCCGTCAGGTGACCTGGATACTACATTCAATCAGAATGGGCATTTCGGTTTCATGGATCGGGTTCTAATTCAGAATGATCAGAAAATACTGGTCAGTGGTTACAATTCGGGAAATGGTAATGGTGGAATACTGGCAGCACGCAAAGGGATAGTCCGCATCAATGTTGACGGATCCATCGACAATACTTTTGATTCCGGGACAGGAATCAATCAGAACAATTACATAGCCAATATGGCGCTACAGAGTGATGGAAAGATCATCATTGTCGGGTCATTCACAGAATATGATGGAACGCAGAGAAACCGCATCGCAAGAATCAATTCAGATGGGGCTTTGGACAACTCGTTCAACCCTGGGACCGGCCCTGATGATTTTGTGGAGACTGTTGCAATTCAAAACGATGGAAAAATTGTGATTGCCGGACGATTTAATTATTTCAATGGATATGAATCAAGGTCTATCGCTAGACTTTTTAGCGATGGAACGCTTGATCAAAGTTTTGACTCTGGTTCAGGACTCGGAACGAGTGCCCATCTAATAAATGACCTGACCATACAGCCAGATGGAAAAATTATAATCTCAGGTGATTTCTACCATTATAACAACAATTACTCCGTACATCTCGCCAGAATCAATTCCGATGGTTCCTTTGATGCCGACTTCGATGTTGGATCCGGAGCCTATGGAGGATTGATTAATTGTCTTGCATTACAAGATGACGGTAAGGTCGTTATAGGTGGGGGCTTCGGATCATTCAACGGAATAAAGCGAAATCGTGTGACTCGTTTAAACGGTCTTGATTCTCCAAATATGATCCAAAACCCCGTGTCAGATAAGACAGACCTTATTGTATACCCTAATCCGACCGGAGGCAATTTTAGCATTGTTGGTGCTTCAAATACCAACATGTCAAGGATAAGGATTTATAACCCAATGGGCGTTCTTGTTTCCGAGAATCAGACTGTTTCCAGAGAGATGATAAATATCACTTTGCCTGATGTATCGGGGCTGTATTGTATTGAAGTCTTGTTAGAAGATGGGACGATAAGTCGCCAGAAAGTGGTAAAAAAATGA